In Patescibacteria group bacterium, a single window of DNA contains:
- a CDS encoding topoisomerase DNA-binding C4 zinc finger domain-containing protein, whose translation MLDLYAYLKKTKLAAFAEEYRSAFDRAPAAETHHHNFTGGLLLHTTEILEIMLRLNKYLPYNNLSYSHPDFTEEEMIVAAYLHDFAKIVTYVEDIKDAWRWTDIELPAEVWTLNELAKAGIGLSDNELNALLYAEGGWSDFKEFIKNMKPLAVILHMADMWSAKVLYFSEEVTCPACGAPMRKRQGKNGGNMFYGCTRYPNCTGLKNIDDVENERKTLQAKIKKYQHIYLK comes from the coding sequence ATGCTTGATTTGTACGCTTACCTCAAAAAAACTAAACTCGCTGCTTTTGCGGAAGAATATCGTTCTGCTTTTGACCGCGCGCCGGCAGCGGAAACCCATCATCATAATTTTACGGGCGGACTTCTTCTGCACACTACTGAAATTCTAGAAATAATGCTAAGGCTCAATAAATATCTGCCCTATAATAATCTATCCTATTCTCACCCCGATTTTACGGAAGAAGAGATGATTGTCGCCGCCTACCTCCATGATTTTGCCAAAATCGTAACCTATGTGGAAGATATTAAGGATGCTTGGCGATGGACAGACATTGAATTGCCAGCCGAGGTTTGGACCCTCAATGAGTTAGCCAAAGCTGGTATTGGCCTTAGTGATAATGAGCTTAATGCCCTGCTTTATGCTGAAGGCGGCTGGAGCGATTTTAAAGAATTCATTAAAAATATGAAACCTTTGGCGGTTATTCTCCATATGGCGGATATGTGGAGCGCTAAAGTTTTGTATTTTTCCGAGGAGGTTACTTGTCCTGCTTGCGGCGCTCCGATGCGCAAACGCCAAGGGAAAAACGGAGGAAATATGTTTTATGGCTGCACCCGTTACCCCAACTGTACGGGTTTAAAAAATATTGACGATGTGGAAAATGAAAGAAAAACCCTTCAGGCAAAAATAAAAAAATACCAGCATATTTATCTAAAATAA
- a CDS encoding UDP-glucose/GDP-mannose dehydrogenase family protein: MKLAVIGTGYVGLGVGVCFADLGHKVTCVDVDKAKITKLKKGIPTIYEEHLPEMLKKNLNSGRINFTTSLSEGIKDASIVFIAVGTPQDKNGKADLRYVLQVARDLGKNLKDYKVIVDKSTVPIGTGKMVREMVAKNYKGKFDVVSNPEFQREGTAISDFLHPDRIVLGFEKPNAPAIEIMKKLYAPFKAPLVIANLESAEMIKYAANSFLALKISFINEIANICDNYEADVKMVAKGIGLDSRIGDKFLDPGPGYGGSCFPKDVSALYYFARAGGYWFNLLEAVMQINQHQREIVVAKIKNILGGKLQGKKIAVLGLAFKSHTDDVRESPAIDIINLLFKRGAKIKAYDPIAANNARKALGKKISYAGNPYLCAKGSDVLLIATDWPEFQNLSWTKIKRLMRTPNIVDARNILEPAKIREMGFKYVGIGR, translated from the coding sequence TCACAAAGTAACCTGCGTAGATGTTGACAAAGCCAAGATCACCAAACTTAAAAAAGGGATCCCCACAATCTATGAAGAACATCTGCCAGAAATGCTCAAAAAAAACTTAAATAGCGGCAGAATCAATTTTACCACTTCTTTATCCGAAGGCATTAAAGACGCGAGCATAGTTTTCATTGCTGTCGGCACCCCTCAAGATAAAAACGGCAAAGCGGATCTTCGGTATGTCCTGCAAGTCGCGCGCGATTTAGGAAAGAATCTAAAAGACTACAAAGTAATTGTAGACAAGAGCACCGTGCCGATCGGCACAGGAAAGATGGTGAGGGAAATGGTCGCGAAAAATTACAAAGGAAAATTTGATGTTGTTTCCAATCCTGAATTTCAGAGAGAAGGGACTGCCATTTCCGATTTCCTCCATCCCGATCGTATTGTTTTAGGATTTGAAAAACCGAACGCCCCTGCCATAGAAATAATGAAAAAACTATATGCCCCATTTAAAGCACCGCTTGTTATTGCCAACTTAGAATCGGCAGAAATGATTAAGTATGCCGCCAATTCTTTTCTCGCTCTCAAAATCTCTTTTATTAACGAGATTGCCAATATTTGCGATAATTACGAAGCAGATGTGAAAATGGTGGCCAAGGGTATCGGTCTAGATTCCCGCATCGGCGACAAATTTTTAGACCCGGGCCCTGGCTATGGCGGCTCCTGTTTCCCGAAGGATGTCTCTGCTCTCTATTATTTTGCCCGCGCCGGCGGTTACTGGTTTAATCTTCTGGAGGCAGTAATGCAAATCAATCAACACCAAAGGGAAATTGTTGTGGCTAAGATCAAAAATATCTTAGGTGGTAAACTCCAAGGCAAAAAAATCGCGGTGCTAGGTCTCGCCTTCAAATCCCATACTGACGATGTGCGCGAATCGCCTGCTATTGACATTATTAACTTGCTTTTCAAACGCGGGGCTAAAATCAAAGCTTATGATCCTATCGCCGCGAACAACGCCCGCAAGGCGCTTGGTAAAAAAATTAGCTACGCGGGTAATCCTTACCTTTGCGCTAAAGGAAGCGATGTCCTGCTCATCGCCACCGATTGGCCGGAATTTCAAAATTTGAGTTGGACAAAAATCAAAAGATTAATGAGAACTCCCAATATTGTGGACGCGCGCAACATCCTTGAGCCTGCTAAAATTAGAGAAATGGGCTTTAAATATGTAGGGATTGGGAGATAA